TTCCGGGAAGTCCTCCTCCTTAGCGCTCTTGTGGCCTTGGGGTTGGGGGCTTGCAACATGGTGGCTGAACTTGACTGTGATCTCGTCCTCTTCCTCCTCGTCTCCAAGGCCATGGTGGGTATGTCTGGGGCCCTGGTGCCAGTGCTCCGTGGACACATCCTCATCCTCATCTTCCTTGTTGCCAccatgatggtggtgatgttccTCTGAGTCATCatcatcctcctcctccccatgaTCTCGGTGCCTGTGGACTTGATGTCTGTGCTCAGTGGAGACAATATCATCgtcatcttcatcatcatcatcttcttcttcttcttctttgtggCCCCCGTATCTGTGGCTGGGGCCATGGTGGTGATGTTCCTCTGAGTCATTgtcatcctcctcctccccatgaTCTCGGTGCCTGTGGACTTGATGTCTGTGCTCAGTGGAGACaatatcatcatcatcttcatcatctgCTTCTTCTTCGTGGCCCTGGTGTCTGTGGCTGGGGCTGTGATGGTGGGGATGTTCCTCGGAgacagcctcctcctcctcctcttcctcatgaTCTTGGTGCCTGTGGACTTGATGTCTGCGCTCGGTGGAGACAGCATCATCGCCGTCATCGTCGTCTTCGTGGCCCGCATGTCTGTGGCTGGGGCCGTGGTCGCGGTCATGTTCCTCTGAGCCATCTTTGTCCTCCTGCTCCCCGCGGTCCTGGAGTCTGTGGACCTGCTGTCCATACTCAGTGGAGACATTCTCCTCTCCCTCGTCTTCATCTTCCTCTTCTCTGTGGCCTCGGTGGGCCTGCCTGACGACGTGATGATGGTGATGCTCACTGGACAcaacttcctcctcctcctcgtcttgATGGCTCAGGCTCTCGTGGCTGGGGAAGCGGTCCCCGCGCTCAGCTGAATCATCCGCGTCTTCTTTTCTGTggtgtctgtgtctgtgggccTGCTGAGCATGCTCGGGGTACTCCTCCTCGTCAGAGACGTTCTCATCTCCCACCTCGCGGCCTTGGTACCTATGGCCTTGGGATTCTCTGGAGACATCTTCGTCCTCTTCTCCGTGGTCTCTGTGGCCCCAGAAATGGTGCCCACTGTCTGTGGAAACATCCCTGTTCTCATCTCCATGGCCTCCGTGGCTGTGCGTGGGGTGGTCAGACTTGCCCGACACGTCCTCTGAGGGCCCCGAAGCTCCTGCATGGTTGTCCCAGTTGCTGGGGCCGGGTCCAGCCCCTCTCAGCTGCTGGGTCATGGCGGGGGGGAGGAGCAGGCTGGCCACTGCAGCCCAGAGGACAGAAGTGTGCAGCCATGGCCCGCAGAGGCCCATGGGGACAGACGGGCAGCGGAGCTGCTCCCAGGGCTGGCTCCCACTGCGACTGTGGCTGCGAGGATGGATGTTGGGCTCCTTGTCCCTTTGGGGCTCCTTCCCTTTCTGGCTCCGTGTGTTGTTCCTTTGCTGTGTCCCTCCCCGTCTCTGCCCTCTGGCCCTCACAGTCAGCCTCTGGACACCCCTCTGAGGCTGTCTTCAGAGGCCCCTGACCCCCCTCACAGGCCCTCCTTCCCACTTCCCAGCCAATAgggtctctctcctcccctttctgtGGCTAAATTTACTCTGGGCCCTGAGTTATTCTGGGTCagtcccctcctgcccctcccctcctgcaCCTCCTCCTCTCAGCTGGGTAGGGGGTGAATGAAGGGGTCTCTCTTTGGCCAGGAGAGAGGAGCTGAGGGTCTCTGACTTTGGGCTGCCAATGCGTTCATGTTTGGCAGCTGCCAAGACAGTGGCTAGATTTTTAGTCGGCCAGTGTCGGGGAGCCTGGACcccgggggaggggagcaggagggATGTATGTGAAGGGAGAGACCCCTGCCAAGGAAGGACTGGGGGGTTAGATTCCCGGGAGTTTCTGGCCAGAATGGGCTGCTCTGCTGAAATGGTGGATGCCAGCATGGAGGCCCTGGCGAGGGGTGAGAGGCATTCTGCTGCAGCACACATACCCGTGacctcctgtccctgggactcaGATCTGGGGGCAGGGGATGGGGCCAGGCCAGGGCTATAAATGTGGCGCAGCGGGGCGGGGGGCTCAGGTTACCCGGGCGGCCACAGCTGTCCCTGTCAGAGAGCTGGCAGGGGACACACGGCCCTGCCCGTTCGCTTACCCACACCTCCCACTGCTCACCCCAGCACTGCTGCTCAGCTCTTTGGGGCCCCAGCCTTCTTCGCGGGTCTCCCTCTCTCCACCGTTGTTTCTTCACCTGCTCTCTCAGGACCCCTGTCCCCCATCCTGAGGATTccgtccccttcttctcactcttgagtgtgtctgtgtgcacactacccgcccccccccccccatccgaGCCTTTCTCACTGTCTCTTTGGGTCAGTGTAGCCCTCCGCCCATTCAGTTCTCTGCCCCCACCTAAGTCTttgtgtccccccccccccccccccgacactTTGTCAGTGTGGTAAGTGGACCCTCCCCCTCATCGCTGGCATTTCCTCTCTGCGCCCCGTCCTCCTCTCTCTGACCTCTGTCCCCCCTCTCTTGGACTCTGTCTCTCACTCTCTGGGTCCCCGACCCCCTCTCTCTGGTCCCCGACCCCCTCTCTCTGGTCCCTGACCCCTTTCCCCGGGTCCTGTTCCAGCCTCGGCCCCGCCTCCCGCTCTACGCATCCCCGGTGCTCCCCGCCCCGCAGACCTGGTCCCGCCCCGGGCTGGGCGGGGAGGCGGCGGATCCGGTCTGTCCCGGGCGCGCCTAGAGCCCCGGGTTGGTGCAGGGGGTGCGGGCTGCCAGATAGGTCGCTGTGCCCGCGGCAGCATGGTGGGTGCGGAGAAGGAGCAGGTACAGCGTCGGACCCGGGTCTGAGGGAACAGGGAGCCTGGGCCGGGCCTCCTTGCTCGCAGGGAGGAGGGCGCTTGCGACCTGGATTCTTGGGTCAGACAAAGGAGGGGGGGGGGGTTGCTGGAGGCCGGGACTCCTGGGTCCCCGGGGACGGATAGAAggggggaggctgggggtgggggtcgaGTCTCCGGAATCCGGGAGAGGATGACGCTGGGGTCCTGGACTCCCGGATCTCCCGCTAGGGCGCGGGCGGGTCACTCTGTGTCCGCAGGACTGAGTTGGATCCCCTCATCCCTTGTTCCTGTCCCCCAGAGCTGGATTCCCAAGATCTTCAAGAAGAAGACGTGCACGACTTTCGTCGCCGACCCCACAGATTCGGGGTGAGGAGCTCGCCCAGGGGACAGACCCTCGAGCGTCCCGGGCCCGCTGAGCCCCGCACACCACAAACCGCGCCCTTCGGGTCCTTTCGGTCCCGGGTCTTGTCACTGCGGACACTCCCAAGGGCGTTCCCCGGTGGCCCTGTATATCGGGGAGGCCTTGGGTCAGTCTGCAAACACTTGCAACTTCCCGGCCTCGCGCTCAGGATCAGTGTTAAAGCCCCAGGGCaggcttctgtttcttttcttcccgGTTTCCCTTCTGGGTGTCTGCCTTCTGGTGTCACTTtctcttgtctttctttcttggcTGTTCCTGTCTCATTCATTCAGCCCTTCCTTCATTCCTCCAAGACACTCTCACTCAGCACTTCCAAGGGGGAGCACTGTTTGCAAGAGTACAGACCCTTGCCACAGTTCACATTTGAACCGAGATACAAATTTCAACTGAGGTGCTAGGTGGCTTCCGGcaaatcattttacttttctgggcATTGTACTCATCTATTATCTGGGCGTAAAAACAGGCTCTAGTTCCTGAagctattgtgagaattaaacaagTTAATGCTTGCGGTATTTCTGAAACAGCACTCAGTGCTTAGTAAGCCCTGGCAAATATGTGTGACTCCCACTGGAAGGTCGCAGTTACTAACTCGTGTGCGTAGACCCTGTGCTTGTGCTGGGTAAGCCGGAGTGAAGAGTGGCGGCTCTTAGGAGCTCCTGGCCTTCCGTGGTGGTCTCTCAAGGGGGCTCTGGCTTTCTGGTGTCCTTAAGACCACCCTTGGGGTGTGGGAAATGTCAGTGTTCCTAATTTAAGGTGTGTTCTATTATGAATATATTCTATTAGTGCAGGATGACTTGAATGATGCataaatataaatactatttggggggtcgctaggagtcggacatgactgagcgacttcctttcacttttcactttcatgcattggagaaggaaatggcaacccactccagtgttcttgcctggagaatcccagggacgggggagcctggtgggctgccgtctctgaggtcgcacagagttggacatgactgaagcgacttagcagcagcagcagcagcagcagctcagaaaCTTTTACTGATGGGAAGGATGGTCAAGGAAGTTAAGAAACCTCTGGTCTGGTGGGAGGAAGATGATTCTAAGGCAAGGAAGTGAGAGCTGCAAAGGACACACCGCTGGCCCCCGGGGGAGCATCTGGTTAAGACTGGGAGGGGACACAGGAAGAGGGGTCAGTGAGGGAACATTTGAAGGTGACAGAGTTGGAGTTTGACAGCTGAAGGTGAGCTGGATTCTAGGAGTGGGAACAGCAAGTATAAATGGCCCCCTGTTGACATTGTGGATTGAAGAAAGGGCAGAGTTCAGGGTGCCAGGGCCATCGGAGAGAGGAAACCAAGGAAGAGGGTGGGACCAGAAGTTACAGGGCCTCAAATGCCACCCTGAGGGGTTGGGGACCGGGTCTGGCTGTTCCAGGGAGCCCTGGGAGGGGCAGGGTCAGCTCTGGGTGTGGAActccctgggggccacgtgaagATGAATGGGAGTTCAGGAAGCTGGGGAAAAGGCTGGGCAAGGGtcaagtgggaggagaagaggcctGAGGCAGGCCGGGGCTGTGGGGATGCAGAGAGGAGGGGTCAAGGCAAAGATTCAGGGGGCAGGAGCCTTGGGGCCGACAGATTTGTGGAATGAGGAGTGAGGGGAGGATGGACCCAGACATCTGGTCTGGGGCTTGGGAGCCCCAGAGATGGGAACCTAGGAGCATGAGAACCAAGGGCATGGCAGACCTGGGTCAGGGACTCAGGAAAGGTCTGCGACTTCCATCCTAGATTTGAGAAGGATTTGAGAAGTCCTAgctattcacttttcactttcatgcattggagaaggaaatggcaacccactccagtgctcttgcctggagaatcccagggacgggggagcctggtgggctgccgtctctggggtcgcacagagtcagacacgactgaagcaacttagcagcagcagctgtagatGGTATTGGAAACTGTGGAAGTGGGATGGGCGTGGGAAGAAAGCATAAAATCGGAGGATGTTGTGAATGGGTAATTCTATGACCCATCTctccacccctctcccacctctcacccactGCCATGGAAGAGGGTTCCTTAAAAACGTGTCTCTGAATGCTTCAAGACAGACATGCTACCTCAAGTCAGGACGGTGTCCAGCACACCCACTTATAATCTTCCCCCTGATGCTTCTTTTCTTCCCTGCCTGTCCCTCGGGAACGATGAGCTTGAGACCCATGTTGGGCAAGGGtcaagtgggaggagaagaggcctGAGGCAGGCCAGGGCTGTGGGGACCCAGAGAGGAGGGGTCAGGGCAAAGATTCATGGGGCAAGAGCCTGGGGGCCTATGGATTTGTGGAATGAGGGGCAAGGGGAGGATGGTCCCAGACATCTGGTCTGGGGCTTGGGAGCCCCAGAGATGGGAACCCAGGAGCATGAGAACCAAGGGCATGGCAGACCTGGGTCAGGGACTCAGGAAAGGTCTGCGACTTCCATCCTAGATTTGAGAAGGATTTGAGAAGTCCCAGCTGTAGATGGTATTGGAAACTGTGGAAGTGGGACGGGCGTGGGAAGAAAGCATAAAATTGGAGGATGTTGTGAATGGGTAATTCTATGACCCATCTctccacccctctcccacctctcacccactGCCATGGAAGAGGGTTCCTTAAAAACGTGTCTCTGAATGCTTCAAGACAGACATGCTACCTCAAGTCAGAACGGTGTCCAGCACACCCACTTACAATCTTCCCCCTGATGCTTCTTTCTCTCCCCTGCCTGGCCCTTGGGGACACTGAGCTTGAGGCCCATGTCGGGAAGGCACGTGGCCCTGGCTCTGGAACACCTGGACTCGAAGGAggcacagaggaagagaaagccGCAGATGAGGCCGGACGGGGCAGCCAGGGGAACAGGCGTGCTCTGCCAAGGAAAAAGTTTTCTAGAATCAGAGCCTTTTAGCCATGACTGGTGTCGTTTAATTAGAGTCAGACAAGACCTGAATAGAAACCATTGTATTTGGAGACATGCAGGTAACCGCTGATTTTTTCATGCAGGTAAACCTCTGATTTTATCGGGGACAATTTCGGTTTCGGTGGCCACGCAGAGAAAGGGGTGGGTAGGAGATGAGACAGGCAGATGGGGTATCTGCCAGTGTTGTCCACTAGAGTTTTCTGGAATGATGAAACTGTTCTATAGTCACATCCAATATGGCACCCACTGGCCACACACGTGTGGCTCCTGGtcacttgaaatgtggccagaGTGACtgtggaactgaatttttaattgtatttaattttatttgactACAAGGAGCGCTGTGTGGCTAGAGACTATTGTACTGGAGAATTCAAGTTCTGGAACATTCGTTGAAGAAATTTTGCCAGGAAGGGCTCATGGGAGGTAGATGGACAGGAACGAAGGAGGGGGTTGCCCAGGGATGGGGTTGAGATGGGTGAAAGGATCAGGTGGGTAAACTGAGGCATGCCAGGACCCTGACGGTTGACTCAGAAAGGAGGAGAGGTGTGTCCCATAGCCCTCACTCTGCCCGAAGTTGGTATATTCAGTGTGGTTGCTTGATTCTTTTTGTTgtctttgcgtgtgtgtgtgtgtgtgtgtgcgctaagtcgcttctaccaggtctgactctctgcagccgtatggactgtagcccgctaggtccctctgtccatcgggttctccaggcaagtatgctagagcaggttgccatgctctccttcaggggatcttcccggcccacggattgaaccctagtctcttaACTTTTGTCCCTTGCCTCGGctagcaggttctttaccactagcgccacctgggaagcccctattgtcTTTACAACTGTCACTAAATCCTTGGACCACTCGTGCTATCCCTTCTAGAAAATTAGTCTGTTTAAGTTGGAGCTTACTCTGtttacattccagtattcttgcctggagaattccgtagacagagaagcctggcaggcaggctacagtccatggggtcgcaaagagtcggacacgactgagcaactcccaCTCACTCACTGTTTACATAAATGCCAGTATCCCCTGATACCTGAATCCCTTCTGGCATCAGGGACCAAAGAAATTTAGATACCTTTCCAAACCAATCCCTCACTTCTCAACCCTCGGTGCTTGCTCTTTTAAAACTCAGGTGCCAATCCCATGAAGTCACTAGGGataattgtatatttatttaggGGGAAAATGTCTCATATATGATCACCATAAATGGAAAATCCATTCCATTTgccacaaagagaaagaaacaagccATTGAAGACAATTACAATAAAAACTAAGCCGAAGTATTTACTTTCTAAACGGATGCTGTTGCCAGCCTTTTTCTGAGCCCGAGGCCAACTTGtctctgttattaaaaaaaaaaaaatagtaaagagtTAGGCATGACAAATATTCTAGCACTCAGCTGAGCCTCTCTCCTTGACAGTTATCAGGAGAGCTCAAAAAGGAATGACTTTCTCACTGTGCTATTCAAGGTTATTTAAAGCTCTGTGTGGAGTTCACAGAGACTGGATCTGGTATGCAGCCCCCATCTGAAGAAATGTTGTTATTTCATTGGCTCCTCACAGTTCTCTGAAGTAGGCTGTGCTATTATTGTCTCTTCATTTGAgtgggaaattgaggctcagagaggtgaagctacttgctcaaagtcacacagctgcctTGACCTCTGGAACCTGCATGCTCTCTGAATCACTCTCTTGATTTCCCTTTTCATGCAAATATCATCTGTCTGGACTGGGGGCAGCAAGGTCACCCTGATGACCCCCAGCCCCTGAACTTTCCCACTTCAGGCCCTGAAGGCAACAGTGAGTGTCGGGCCCTGTACAGAGACCTCCCTGCCCAGGCTTGCTTGAGCCGCCGTGGCTTCCTGCTGGTGGGCAAGGTGACTGGTTGTTCTGCCCCAATCTCTCCCTACCAAGGAGGGGCAGTGCCAAGGTCAGCATGGACTGTGAGCGCCTCTGGGGGGACACACAGAGATAGGGACGTTTCTGCAGGGTCGGTGCGAACACTCCTGGGGTTCATCCTCTTCTTTCCCCCCCAGGGGGACCTTGTGCCAGTGTGGGCATCCCCGGGGTGCGCACCCATCCGTGGCTGTGGAGGATGCATTCGGGGCAGCCGTGGTGACCGTATGGGACAGTGACTTGCACACCACGGAGAAGCCCACAGATGCCTTCGGGGACCTGGACTTCCTGGGTGCTGGCCGCAAGATCAGCAATGTGAGGCcggcatgtctgggcaaggccGGGGTTGGCCAGTGGGACTGCGTGCCTCAGCGTCCCAGCTGAACACTGTGTCTCCCCATTTGCCCATCCTTGTCTTCACCTCTCCCGGATCTCTGTCCTCTCCACCCCCTCTGTCTTTTGTAAGTCTGTCCTCCTCTCTCTGGGTCTTTGTCCCCCCATCTCTGTGCTCCTCTCTCTgcatctctgtccctctctctctgtcccctctCCCTGTGTCCCCTCCTCTCGTGTGTCCACAGTTCCTCCGGCTCTCGGACCGCACGGATCCAGCTACAGTTTATACTCTGGTCACCAAAGTCTGGGGCTTCCGGGCCCCGAACCTGGTGGTGTCAGTGCTGGGGGGGTCAGGGGGCCCCATCCTCCAGACCTGGCTGCAGGACCTGCTGCGACGCGGGCTGGTGCGGGCTGCCCAGAGCACAGGTGACTGAGGCGGGGTGGGGCTGTTCCTCCTGGCCCCCCCATCTCCCCCCATTTCCCTGGAATGCCTATTTTCCTCTCTGCCGTCTCTGTGTGGCTTTTGTCTCACTCTCTGgtctctttctgtgtctctgcTTGCAGCCTGCGTTGTCTCTGGACCTCACCACTACTCTCTGTGTCCCTGTGTAGGGGCCTGGATTGTCACCGGAGGGCTGCACAAAGGCATCGGTCGGCATGTCGGTGCTGCTGTGCGGGACCACCAGACGGCCAGCACTGGGGGCAGCAAGGTGGTGGCCATGGGCGTGGTCCCCTGGGGCGTGGTGCGGAATAGAGACACCCTCACCAACCCCAAGGTGGGATTCAGGGTCTTGGAAGGTGGGGGCTGGGGACCTGGATGGAGCCCTGGGTCTGAGTCGGAAGAGGGCTGGGGCTTAGAGTTAGGGGAGGGATGAGTGCCTAGTGTCTGTCCCTTTGGCCCTGATGGAGAGACCCCCTGGTCTGGCCACTTGTCCCCCCAGGGCTCGTTCCCCGCAAAGTACCGGTGGCGCGGAGACCCGGAGGATGGGGTCCAGTTCCCTCTCGACTACAACTACTCGGCCTTCTTCCTGGTGGACGACGGCACACACGGCCGCCTGGGAGGCGAGAACCGCTTCCGCTTGGGCTTCGAGTCCTACCTGGCCCAACAGAAGACGGGAGTGGGAGGTGAGTGGCTTCCTCCACTGGGGATTCACTGCTCAGGATCCCGGTGATCCCCTCTGGTTGCAAtctggggactgcagccagggGGAGTTTCCTGTGGTCAAGGGACTTCTCCCATCACTTgctgtgtttaaaaaaatcctttatcTTGAAATCTGCAATACACAAAGGTGGACAGCTTGATGTGTTTTTAACAAACTGAACCCACTTAGGCAACCAGgacccagatcaagaaacagaataatACCACCCCTCAGAAGCCTTCTCCTAACCACACCCAAAGGCCACTTCATCGTGTTTGTCAGAGCGTCGGGTAGTTCTGAACCTGTTTCATGTGACTAGGATCATACCATCCTCACGTCTTAAATTCTCGCTTCTCATAGTCAatgtgagattcatccatatcATTGCATGAATTGTAGTTTGTGATTAACCCAtggatcagagaaggaaaaaaaaagaagctaggTACTATTTTGAACCGAGTGATGGTTATGTCATGACATACCAACATGTTTGGGGGTGCAGCaaatgcttgggcttccctggtagctcagctggtaaagaatccgcctgcaatgcaggagacccagatttgattcctgggtcgggaagatcccctggagaagggataggctacccacgccagtattcttgggcttccctggtggctcagaccgtagaGTCttcctgcgatgtgggagacctgggttcaacccttgggttaggaagatcccctggaggagggcatggcaacccactccagtattcttgcctggagaatcccatggacagaggagtctggtgggctaacagtccacggggtcacaaagaccgctcagtcggacacggctgagcgacgaagcatagcacagcacaatgCAGTACCTAGAGGGAAACCTGTAGACTTAAATGTgtatataataaagaaaagaaaaggcaggttGAACATCAACGATTTgtctccagtttaaaaaaatcctagaaaCAGAAGAGCAAGACACAGCTAGAGGCAGTAGAAGCAGTGAACTAATACAGACAAGAGCATAATCACTAAAACAGGAACAAACGTCCAGTGTAGAAAATCAACTGAACAGAAAGCTGCTTCTTCATAAAcgtttcttatattttaaaaggtgtCCACCTAATTCTTGAAATTTAATTAGTTTGGGGGcaattttaatcttatttttatcatttcattttatttttggttgacaaaccattttatttttcttcccactcACAGAACACACCCTCTCAGAAGAGACAACTCAAAGTTCCTTCCAGCCACTACTCCTTGATCAAAGTCAAAGTATCCAGGGCATGCACACTAGTTTATCGGGCCCAGTGGGTCCAGAGTCTGACTCACACatgtagggttttttttaatataattaatttttattggaatatagctgatttacgatgctgtgttcctttctgctgtacagcaaagtgactcagatatccatgattttttagattctgttcccatataggtcattacagagtgttgagtagagttcttattagttttctattttatacatagtgggcTTTATACATAATGGGCTTTGTTGGTGCCTCAgatgaaaagaatctgcctgcaatgcaggaaacctgggttcgatccctgggttaggaagagccccctggagaagggaatggctacctgttccaggattcttgcctggagaatcccatagacagacaagcctggcaggctatagtctatggggcctcaaagagtcagatatgctgagcgactaacactttcactttttgtacCTAATGTGATATGTTGATTCCAATCTCCCAACTTATCCCCCCTGCCCTGCTTTCCGCCTTGGTAACCATGTTTTTTTTCTGCATCGgtgactctgttttgtaaatagtttcatttgtaccattttttcaaattccacatataagcaattatcatctgatatttgtctttttctgtctgacttcactcaggatgacaatctctaggtccatccatgttgctgcaaatgacattatttcattcttttttatggctgagtaatgttccattatatataatatatatattataagtaTATGTATACACGCATCACatcttatatacatatacacatatatttatacatatgcgCTGttcttagtccctcagtcatgtccaattctttgcaagcccattgactgtagcctgccaggctcctctgtccatgggattccccaggcaagaatactggagtgggttgccgtgccctcctccaggggatggtcccaacccagggtcgaaccctggtctcctgcattccaggtgcaGTCTTTTgccgctgagccgccagggaagcccatatagacacacacacacatataaacatatacacatctCATCTCCTTTATCAGTTCTCCATCGATAAATGTTTAGGATGTTTccgtgtcttgactattgtaaatagtgctc
Above is a genomic segment from Ovis canadensis isolate MfBH-ARS-UI-01 breed Bighorn chromosome 14, ARS-UI_OviCan_v2, whole genome shotgun sequence containing:
- the HRC gene encoding sarcoplasmic reticulum histidine-rich calcium-binding protein isoform X3, which translates into the protein MGLCGPWLHTSVLWAAVASLLLPPAMTQQLRGAGPGPSNWDNHAGASGPSEDVSGKSDHPTHSHGGHGDENRDVSTDSGHHFWGHRDHGEEDEDVSRESQGHRYQGREVGDENVSDEEEYPEHAQQAHRHRHHRKEDADDSAERGDRFPSHESLSHQDEEEEEVVSSEHHHHHVVRQAHRGHREEEDEDEGEENVSTEYGQQVHRLQDRGEQEDKDGSEEHDRDHGPSHRHAGHEDDDDGDDAVSTERRHQVHRHQDHEEEEEEEAVSEEHPHHHSPSHRHQGHEEEADDEDDDDIVSTEHRHQVHRHRDHGEEEDDNDSEEHHHHGPSHRYGGHKEEEEEDDDDEDDDDIVSTEHRHQVHRHRDHGEEEDDDDSEEHHHHHGGNKEDEDEDVSTEHWHQGPRHTHHGLGDEEEEDEITVKFSHHVASPQPQGHKSAKEEDFPEDYKTAVPGHDHHGVPKEEDEDISARLGHQAPSHRQQDHRDEGTGHRVSIKEEMSHRSPEHMGVKDRSHLKESDSEEDEEEKEEDRSSHEEANEGSEEGGEGTRHGSLDDQEDEEDEEEGHGLSLSQEEEEEEEEEEKEETREERAEVWVPLNQDHQEEDEEEAGLEEDELPFTIIPNPLTRKEVSGGASSEEESGEDTGQQDAPEYGNYQPGSLCGYCSFCNRCTECENCHCDEENMGEHCDQCQHCQFCYLCPLVCETLCSPGSYIDYFSSSLYQALADMLETPEP
- the HRC gene encoding sarcoplasmic reticulum histidine-rich calcium-binding protein isoform X1 gives rise to the protein MGLCGPWLHTSVLWAAVASLLLPPAMTQQLRGAGPGPSNWDNHAGASGPSEDVSGKSDHPTHSHGGHGDENRDVSTDSGHHFWGHRDHGEEDEDVSRESQGHRYQGREVGDENVSDEEEYPEHAQQAHRHRHHRKEDADDSAERGDRFPSHESLSHQDEEEEEVVSSEHHHHHVVRQAHRGHREEEDEDEGEENVSTEYGQQVHRLQDRGEQEDKDGSEEHDRDHGPSHRHAGHEDDDDGDDAVSTERRHQVHRHQDHEEEEEEEAVSEEHPHHHSPSHRHQGHEEEADDEDDDDIVSTEHRHQVHRHRDHGEEEDDNDSEEHHHHGPSHRYGGHKEEEEEDDDDEDDDDIVSTEHRHQVHRHRDHGEEEDDDDSEEHHHHHGGNKEDEDEDVSTEHWHQGPRHTHHGLGDEEEEDEITVKFSHHVASPQPQGHKSAKEEDFPEDYKTAVPGHDHHGVPKEEDEDISARLGHQAPSHRQQDHRDEGTGHRVSIKEEMSHRSPEHMGVKDRSHLKESDSEEDEEEKEEDRSSHEEANEGSEEGGEGTRHGSLDDQEDEEDEEEGHGLSLSQEEEEEEEEEEKEETREERAEVWVPLNQDHQEEDEEEAGLEEDELPFTIIPNPLTRKEVSGGASSEEESGEDTGQQDAPEYGNYQPGSLCGYCSFCNRCTECENCHCDEENMGEHCDQCQEATSTISPRPCTKPWQTCWKLRNPDTASRLRRRHTSLALQTLSTSHIYFSE
- the HRC gene encoding sarcoplasmic reticulum histidine-rich calcium-binding protein isoform X2 — translated: MGLCGPWLHTSVLWAAVASLLLPPAMTQQLRGAGPGPSNWDNHAGASGPSEDVSGKSDHPTHSHGGHGDENRDVSTDSGHHFWGHRDHGEEDEDVSRESQGHRYQGREVGDENVSDEEEYPEHAQQAHRHRHHRKEDADDSAERGDRFPSHESLSHQDEEEEEVVSSEHHHHHVVRQAHRGHREEEDEDEGEENVSTEYGQQVHRLQDRGEQEDKDGSEEHDRDHGPSHRHAGHEDDDDGDDAVSTERRHQVHRHQDHEEEEEEEAVSEEHPHHHSPSHRHQGHEEEADDEDDDDIVSTEHRHQVHRHRDHGEEEDDNDSEEHHHHGPSHRYGGHKEEEEEDDDDEDDDDIVSTEHRHQVHRHRDHGEEEDDDDSEEHHHHHGGNKEDEDEDVSTEHWHQGPRHTHHGLGDEEEEDEITVKFSHHVASPQPQGHKSAKEEDFPEDYKTAVPGHDHHGVPKEEDEDISARLGHQAPSHRQQDHRDEGTGHRVSIKEEMSHRSPEHMGVKDRSHLKESDSEEDEEEKEEDRSSHEEANEGSEEGGEGTRHGSLDDQEDEEDEEEGHGLSLSQEEEEEEEEEEKEETREERAEVWVPLNQDHQEEDEEEAGLEEDELPFTIIPNPLTRKEVSGGASSEEESGEDTGQQDAPEYGNYQPGSLCGYCSFCNRCTECENCHCDEENMGEHCDQCQSPGRHAGNSGTLTQPRGCGADIPPWPSKPFPRAIFISLNKRAP